A stretch of the bacterium genome encodes the following:
- a CDS encoding HlyD family efflux transporter periplasmic adaptor subunit, translating into MKNSRFGIMILAGLSVLAVGLAIISPRLLEKNVVTERVVDAKGKDETVAAKGIVESEEEIEVSNLVAGSISEVRVHEGDRVRKGQILIILDNQKIITRIKLAEAMLNEARARLRELETGSRKEDIEMAESNAERTRIISEKARKEYERQKRLYQKEATTLVALEKAEEEMQVAAANFAVSRADLKKLLKGTRDEEIEQARSAVEKANSELSYYQALLEDYTIISPIDGLVAEQYQDAGEIVNPGTPLMKLINPDRLRIRAELEEADIGKVTAGQRVAVSTDAYPGREYPGKVYKLFPVLKRHSLRTFDPGATYDVKAQDIYARLDDPSGLKNGMTVTVRFLK; encoded by the coding sequence ATGAAAAATAGCCGCTTCGGCATCATGATTCTCGCCGGTCTGTCTGTTCTGGCTGTCGGCCTGGCCATAATCAGTCCGAGACTGCTGGAAAAGAACGTGGTTACGGAAAGGGTCGTGGATGCAAAAGGCAAGGATGAAACCGTTGCTGCCAAGGGTATCGTGGAAAGTGAGGAAGAAATTGAGGTGAGCAACCTGGTTGCCGGCAGCATCTCAGAGGTCAGGGTTCATGAAGGAGACAGGGTCAGGAAGGGCCAGATTCTGATAATCCTCGATAATCAGAAAATCATTACCAGGATCAAACTGGCAGAGGCGATGCTGAACGAGGCCAGAGCACGCCTGAGAGAGCTTGAGACAGGCTCCCGGAAGGAAGACATCGAGATGGCCGAAAGCAATGCGGAGCGTACACGAATCATCTCCGAAAAGGCCCGGAAAGAGTATGAAAGGCAGAAAAGACTCTATCAGAAGGAAGCGACCACGCTGGTAGCCCTTGAGAAGGCGGAAGAAGAGATGCAGGTAGCTGCTGCCAATTTTGCCGTATCCAGGGCTGACCTCAAAAAGCTTCTGAAAGGGACACGGGATGAAGAGATCGAGCAGGCCAGGTCCGCGGTTGAAAAAGCCAACTCGGAATTGAGTTATTATCAGGCATTGCTGGAAGATTATACTATCATCTCCCCCATAGATGGACTTGTCGCCGAACAATATCAGGATGCGGGGGAGATCGTAAATCCCGGCACTCCACTGATGAAGCTCATAAATCCGGACAGGTTGAGAATACGGGCCGAACTTGAAGAAGCCGATATCGGTAAAGTGACGGCAGGACAGAGAGTAGCAGTCTCTACCGATGCCTACCCCGGCAGGGAATATCCGGGAAAGGTTTATAAGTTGTTTCCTGTTTTAAAAAGGCATTCTTTGAGGACTTTTGATCCAGGTGCAACCTATGATGTCAAGGCTCAGGATATATATGCCCGATTGGACGATCCTTCCGGGCTTAAGAATGGCATGACCGTAACCGTGAGATTCCTGAAATGA